A genome region from Baekduia alba includes the following:
- a CDS encoding aminotransferase class I/II-fold pyridoxal phosphate-dependent enzyme produces MFEKARNHERLAILQAAREADMVPYFRVMESPAKPIVEMEGRSRIMLGGNNYLGLTEDQRVIDGARDALEQYGTGMTGSRLLNGTTRMHLELEAEIAAWMGTEDAIVFTTGNQANVGTLGTILGPGDTVIVDSGDHASILDGCLLSKAKLRPFRHNKLDKLERMLQRAAGDGGGVLVVVDGVFSMEGDLAPLPDICDLCEAYGARLMVDEAHGAGVLGERGAGASELFGVEDRVDLRMGTFSKSLASCGGFVAGKADIIEFLRIQSRTFLFTASAVPAATGAALEALRVVRSADGPPLLRAVQDNARYFRAGLEQRGFAVVEPQRLPDGHPYGADIVTPIIPVLIGDDWQAGLMWKGLYEAGVFVNTALHPAVPPGGALLRTSVMATHDRATLDRALTAFSDVKASFEAEHGALPGPGEHGRRRAA; encoded by the coding sequence GTGTTCGAGAAGGCCCGCAACCACGAGCGCCTGGCGATCCTCCAGGCGGCGCGCGAGGCCGACATGGTGCCCTACTTCCGGGTCATGGAGAGCCCGGCCAAGCCCATCGTCGAGATGGAGGGCCGCTCCCGGATCATGCTCGGCGGCAACAACTACCTCGGGCTCACCGAGGACCAGCGGGTGATCGACGGCGCCCGCGACGCGCTGGAGCAGTACGGCACCGGGATGACGGGCTCGCGCCTGCTCAACGGCACGACCCGGATGCACCTCGAGCTCGAGGCCGAGATCGCCGCGTGGATGGGCACCGAGGACGCGATCGTCTTCACCACCGGCAACCAGGCCAACGTCGGGACGCTCGGCACGATCCTCGGCCCGGGCGACACCGTCATCGTGGACTCCGGCGACCACGCGTCGATCCTGGACGGCTGCCTGCTGTCCAAGGCCAAGCTGCGCCCGTTCCGCCATAACAAGCTCGACAAGCTGGAGCGGATGCTCCAGCGCGCGGCGGGCGACGGGGGCGGCGTCCTGGTCGTCGTCGACGGCGTGTTCTCGATGGAGGGCGACCTCGCCCCGCTGCCCGACATCTGTGACCTCTGCGAGGCCTACGGCGCCCGCCTGATGGTCGACGAGGCCCACGGTGCCGGCGTGCTCGGCGAGCGCGGCGCCGGTGCCTCCGAGCTCTTCGGCGTCGAGGACCGCGTCGACCTGCGCATGGGCACGTTCTCGAAGTCGCTGGCGTCGTGCGGCGGCTTCGTCGCCGGCAAGGCCGACATCATCGAGTTCCTGCGCATCCAGTCGCGGACGTTCCTCTTCACCGCCTCCGCGGTCCCGGCCGCGACCGGCGCCGCGTTGGAGGCCCTACGCGTCGTGCGCTCGGCCGACGGCCCGCCGCTGCTGCGGGCCGTCCAGGACAACGCGCGCTACTTCCGCGCCGGCTTGGAGCAGCGCGGCTTCGCGGTCGTCGAGCCTCAGCGGCTGCCCGACGGCCACCCCTACGGCGCCGACATCGTCACCCCGATCATCCCCGTGCTGATCGGCGACGACTGGCAGGCGGGCCTGATGTGGAAGGGCCTGTACGAGGCGGGCGTGTTCGTCAACACCGCGCTGCACCCCGCCGTGCCGCCCGGGGGCGCGCTGCTGCGCACGAGCGTCATGGCCACCCACGACCGCGCGACGCTCGACCGGGCGCTCACGGCGTTCAGCGACGTCAAGGCGTCGTTCGAGGCCGAGCACGGCGCGCTGCCCGGCCCGGGCGAGCACGGTCGCCGCCGCGCCGCCTGA
- a CDS encoding VOC family protein encodes MSDTPQQPPLSPDAAPAPDPDRRMQLRGLHHVTAIVADLDRTTAFYRDVLGLALAAEEDNPDDPGSRHFWFGDALGSPGSLVSFMEYPQMDEAREGRGGVHHFAFQVGSADEQVAWRDYLRARGVPCSEVFERGRFKSIYFRDPDGNLLEVATN; translated from the coding sequence GTGAGCGACACGCCGCAGCAGCCGCCCCTGAGCCCCGACGCCGCACCCGCGCCCGACCCCGACCGCCGCATGCAGCTGCGCGGCCTGCACCACGTCACCGCGATCGTGGCGGACCTGGACCGCACCACCGCGTTCTACCGCGACGTGCTCGGGCTCGCGCTCGCCGCCGAGGAGGACAACCCCGACGATCCCGGCTCGCGCCACTTCTGGTTCGGCGACGCGCTCGGCTCGCCCGGGTCGCTCGTCTCGTTCATGGAGTACCCGCAGATGGACGAGGCCCGCGAAGGTCGCGGTGGGGTCCATCACTTCGCGTTCCAGGTCGGCTCGGCCGACGAGCAGGTCGCGTGGCGCGACTACCTGCGCGCTCGCGGGGTGCCGTGCTCGGAGGTGTTCGAGCGCGGGCGCTTCAAGTCCATCTACTTCCGCGATCCCGACGGCAACCTGCTCGAGGTCGCCACCAACTAG
- a CDS encoding phenylalanine--tRNA ligase beta subunit-related protein, whose product MSEPGDEPVDGVVDPELAAELPGLRLRWTVVAAGGGRTPRALKRRLEDVSTRFRGADAIALRTRPVPRAYRAFFRQVGLDPDVDRTPVEQAAVERLIRGELHSGDRVADALVLAVLETGVPVVAFAEGALEGDVVLRAARAGETLPSGDYAHDVPRGRLVLADGRGPVAVLFGRMSDRHAAGRERAPVRLVAVQVPGVPRAHVDEALWLAAGALAELD is encoded by the coding sequence ATGAGCGAGCCGGGCGACGAGCCGGTCGACGGCGTCGTCGACCCCGAGCTCGCCGCCGAGCTGCCCGGGCTGCGGCTGCGCTGGACGGTCGTCGCCGCCGGCGGCGGCCGAACGCCGCGGGCGCTCAAGCGCCGGCTGGAGGACGTCAGCACGCGCTTCCGCGGCGCCGACGCGATCGCGCTGCGCACGCGGCCGGTGCCGCGCGCCTACCGGGCGTTCTTCCGCCAGGTCGGCCTCGACCCCGACGTGGACCGCACGCCCGTCGAGCAGGCGGCGGTCGAACGGCTGATCCGCGGAGAGCTGCACAGCGGCGACCGCGTCGCCGACGCGCTCGTCCTGGCGGTGCTGGAGACCGGCGTGCCGGTCGTGGCGTTCGCCGAGGGCGCGCTGGAGGGCGACGTCGTCCTGCGGGCCGCGCGGGCGGGGGAGACGCTGCCCAGCGGCGACTACGCCCACGACGTGCCGCGCGGCCGGCTCGTCCTGGCCGATGGGCGCGGACCCGTCGCGGTCCTGTTCGGTCGGATGTCGGATCGTCACGCGGCGGGGCGCGAGCGGGCGCCGGTCCGGCTCGTGGCGGTCCAGGTGCCGGGTGTGCCGCGCGCGCACGTCGACGAGGCGTTGTGGCTGGCGGCGGGGGCGTTGGCGGAGCTAGACTGA
- a CDS encoding TlpA family protein disulfide reductase — protein MSEGRERGPLDFDDEPARSPLVGGRPVDREDGAGGGAPPPGGSAMGPRYLWVVGAAAIVLVVVLLISTVHHGTERGARGVPDGEVMPAFAAPAALGALDGDANIAQHGGEGQAGHEPACTVRGKEIVNGCALREAGPVVLAFFTVKSGQCVGQLDAMQVVARQLPDVRFAAIAIRGDRDDLRAMVRRHGWSFPVGYDRDGALANAYHVQVCPQLTFARRGGRVVDTTFGRLDARDLAAKARRLAAS, from the coding sequence ATGAGCGAGGGCCGCGAGCGCGGTCCGCTGGACTTCGACGACGAGCCGGCCCGCTCGCCGCTCGTCGGCGGGCGCCCGGTCGATCGGGAGGACGGTGCCGGCGGTGGCGCGCCGCCGCCCGGCGGGTCGGCCATGGGCCCGCGCTACCTCTGGGTCGTCGGCGCCGCCGCGATCGTGCTCGTCGTGGTGCTGCTGATCTCGACGGTGCACCACGGCACCGAGCGCGGCGCGCGCGGCGTGCCCGACGGCGAGGTCATGCCGGCGTTCGCCGCGCCCGCGGCGCTGGGCGCGCTGGACGGGGACGCCAACATCGCCCAGCACGGCGGCGAGGGCCAGGCCGGCCACGAGCCGGCGTGCACGGTCCGGGGCAAGGAGATCGTCAACGGCTGCGCGCTGCGCGAGGCCGGGCCGGTGGTCCTGGCGTTCTTCACGGTCAAGAGCGGGCAGTGCGTGGGGCAGCTCGACGCGATGCAGGTGGTGGCGCGCCAGCTTCCGGACGTGCGCTTCGCGGCGATCGCGATCCGCGGCGACCGCGACGACCTACGCGCGATGGTCCGGCGCCACGGCTGGAGCTTCCCGGTCGGCTACGACCGCGACGGCGCGCTCGCCAACGCCTATCACGTGCAGGTCTGCCCGCAGCTGACGTTCGCCCGCCGCGGCGGCCGGGTGGTCGACACGACGTTCGGACGGCTGGACGCGCGCGACCTCGCCGCCAAGGCCCGCCGGCTCGCCGCGTCATGA
- a CDS encoding efflux RND transporter permease subunit translates to MGRLPRILGAAMGTAARRPLAVGLFVTVLALAGAALALRLSPTTASKTLVGSSSASYQATQRDNELFGEDAVYVLVRGDVSKLVLTADLESLVALEGCLGGNVPSGATPIGGWSSACGRMGKTKPAKVVFGPGTFLNESVTQIGDQFNAQLSAIKTDGQKQYDNAYKLARGRGYSVAAAKKVAGEARDVATSQSVADAMKLAIKYGILKAPQLNDPGFISSIVFAGGKAAGTPKARFAYLFPNARSSLIQVRLKPGLTDAQRKAAIANVRDAVKMKDFRLRNGEQYVVTGAPVVLSDLTTKITDSIVLLLIAAVLVMALVLAIVFPARRRLLPLVVALAAVAITFGALSLIGASLTMASVGVVPVLIGLAVDYAIQLQARIGERSGPRATREEVVRAVGQVARVGAPAVAIAACATAAGFLVLGVSPVPMVRGFGLLLVAGIFVGLATALTLGTAALVGLTGRAGGAGRRPRVPGAVAAAGEILGSSARGAGELVRDNPASRWLSARGRGVRGRALGAAVRRPGRVLAIGLLIAVVGWAADTQTKVESDVTKLVPQDLPALQDLQALQKSTSVGGQIDVLVQSDKLTTPAVINWMSDYQTRMMKRFGYTEKRGCGKAELCPAFSLPDLFGGQTGAGKVTSQSQVDDLLDAVPPYFSQSVITSDRKTATMAFGIRLMALDRQKDVLDIMRSELHPPKGVDAQLAGLPVLAADANAAVSSPWRRLLVLVLGLLAVGAVLLVAFRSWRRSLTPLVPIALATGWSALVLFAIRVPLNPMSVTLGALVIAISTEFSVLLAERYRAERIGGLDPAAALEKTYRSTGAAVLASGVTAIAGFAVLALSDIRMLRDFGAVTVVDLTVSLLGVLLVLPSALVLGERWRAADVRLPRPRLPRPRRPRRRRRSAQPAPTPDRVPVA, encoded by the coding sequence ATGGGTCGGCTGCCGCGCATCCTGGGCGCCGCCATGGGTACGGCCGCCCGCCGCCCGCTGGCGGTCGGCCTGTTTGTCACGGTGCTCGCGCTGGCGGGCGCCGCGCTGGCGCTGCGCCTATCACCGACGACGGCGTCCAAGACGCTCGTCGGCAGCTCGTCGGCGTCCTACCAGGCCACGCAGCGCGACAACGAGCTGTTCGGCGAGGACGCGGTCTACGTGCTCGTCCGCGGCGACGTGTCCAAGCTCGTGCTGACGGCCGACCTCGAGTCGCTCGTGGCGCTGGAGGGCTGCCTGGGCGGCAACGTGCCGTCGGGCGCGACGCCGATCGGCGGCTGGAGCTCGGCGTGCGGCCGGATGGGCAAGACCAAGCCGGCGAAGGTCGTCTTCGGCCCGGGCACGTTCCTCAACGAGTCGGTCACGCAGATCGGCGACCAGTTCAACGCGCAGCTGTCGGCGATCAAGACCGACGGCCAGAAGCAGTACGACAACGCCTACAAGCTGGCGCGCGGGCGCGGCTACTCGGTGGCCGCCGCCAAGAAGGTCGCGGGCGAGGCGCGCGACGTCGCGACCTCGCAGTCGGTGGCCGACGCGATGAAGCTAGCGATCAAGTACGGGATCTTGAAGGCGCCGCAGCTCAACGACCCGGGCTTCATCTCCTCGATCGTCTTCGCCGGCGGCAAGGCGGCGGGGACGCCGAAGGCGCGCTTCGCCTACCTGTTCCCCAACGCCAGGTCGTCGCTGATCCAGGTCCGGCTGAAGCCGGGGCTCACCGATGCGCAGCGCAAGGCCGCGATCGCCAACGTGCGCGACGCGGTCAAGATGAAGGACTTCCGCCTGCGCAACGGCGAGCAGTACGTCGTGACCGGCGCGCCCGTCGTGCTGTCGGACCTGACGACCAAGATCACCGACTCGATCGTGCTGCTGCTGATCGCCGCGGTGTTGGTGATGGCCTTGGTCCTGGCGATCGTCTTCCCGGCGCGGCGGCGGCTGCTCCCGTTGGTGGTGGCCTTGGCCGCCGTGGCGATCACGTTCGGCGCGCTGTCGCTGATCGGCGCGTCGCTGACGATGGCGTCGGTGGGGGTCGTCCCGGTGCTGATCGGCCTGGCGGTCGACTACGCGATCCAGCTGCAGGCGCGGATCGGCGAGCGCTCCGGGCCGCGCGCGACGCGCGAGGAGGTCGTCCGCGCGGTCGGCCAGGTCGCGCGCGTCGGCGCGCCGGCGGTGGCGATCGCCGCCTGCGCGACGGCGGCGGGCTTCCTGGTGCTCGGCGTCTCGCCGGTGCCGATGGTCCGCGGCTTCGGGCTGCTGCTGGTGGCCGGCATCTTCGTCGGGCTGGCGACGGCGCTCACGCTGGGCACGGCGGCGCTGGTCGGGCTGACCGGGCGCGCCGGCGGCGCCGGCCGTCGCCCGCGCGTGCCGGGCGCGGTCGCCGCGGCCGGCGAGATCCTCGGGTCCTCGGCGCGCGGCGCGGGCGAGCTGGTGCGCGACAACCCCGCGTCGCGCTGGCTCAGCGCGCGCGGGCGGGGCGTCCGCGGGCGGGCGCTGGGCGCGGCGGTGCGGCGCCCCGGACGCGTCCTGGCGATCGGCCTGCTCATCGCGGTGGTCGGCTGGGCGGCCGACACGCAGACCAAGGTCGAGTCCGACGTCACCAAGCTCGTGCCGCAGGACCTGCCGGCGCTGCAGGACCTCCAGGCGCTGCAGAAGTCGACGAGCGTCGGCGGCCAGATCGACGTCCTGGTGCAGAGCGACAAGCTGACGACGCCCGCCGTCATCAACTGGATGTCGGACTACCAGACGCGGATGATGAAGCGCTTCGGCTACACCGAGAAGCGCGGCTGCGGCAAGGCCGAGCTGTGCCCGGCGTTCTCGCTGCCCGACCTGTTCGGCGGCCAGACCGGCGCCGGCAAGGTGACCTCGCAGAGCCAGGTCGACGACCTGCTCGACGCGGTGCCGCCGTACTTCTCCCAGAGCGTGATCACGTCTGACCGCAAGACGGCGACGATGGCGTTCGGCATCCGGCTGATGGCGCTGGACCGCCAGAAGGACGTGTTGGACATCATGCGCTCCGAGCTGCACCCGCCCAAGGGCGTCGACGCGCAGCTCGCGGGCCTGCCGGTGCTGGCGGCCGACGCCAACGCCGCGGTGTCCTCGCCGTGGCGGCGCCTGCTGGTCCTGGTGCTCGGCCTCCTGGCCGTCGGGGCGGTGCTGTTGGTGGCCTTCCGGTCCTGGCGGCGGTCGCTCACGCCGCTGGTGCCGATCGCGCTGGCGACGGGCTGGAGCGCGCTGGTGCTCTTCGCGATCCGCGTGCCGTTGAACCCCATGTCGGTGACGTTGGGCGCGCTGGTGATCGCGATCTCGACCGAGTTCAGCGTGCTGCTGGCGGAGCGCTACCGCGCCGAGCGCATCGGCGGGCTCGATCCCGCGGCGGCGCTGGAGAAGACCTACAGGTCGACGGGCGCCGCCGTCCTGGCCTCCGGCGTCACGGCGATCGCGGGCTTCGCGGTCCTGGCGCTGAGCGATATCCGGATGCTGCGCGACTTCGGCGCGGTGACGGTCGTCGACCTGACCGTGTCGTTGTTGGGGGTGTTGTTGGTGCTGCCCTCGGCGCTCGTGCTGGGCGAGCGCTGGCGTGCCGCTGACGTCCGCCTCCCGCGCCCGCGGCTCCCGCGCCCGCGCCGGCCGCGACGCCGGCGGCGCAGCGCGCAGCCCGCCCCGACCCCCGACCGCGTCCCGGTCGCATGA
- a CDS encoding MlaD family protein translates to MNKQVPSLGKILVMVGFALSCFGLLLFLWLAFGGPTPLKPKGYRFTVSFGEATQLASEADVRISGVPVGKVKVIKTNKQTGRSDATIELKSEYAPLPANARAILRQKTLLGETYVELTPGTPNGKMVPDNGRLATGQVADTVELDEILRTFDPETRKAFQNWIQTQAVSITGRGQDLNDALGNLAPFATDTTKVLEILNSQKAGVRQLVRNTGEVFDALSERDGQLAGVITSSNQVFATTAARDADLQAAFKALPTFEKESATTLKRLTKFSANANPVVTDLKPAAKEMSPTFVQLAKLAPDLKAFFRAIDPLVKASKKGLPATTEFLDQLHPLLANFDAPLKQLNPILDGANLYKSELTAFFANSTAATQATTPVAGSDEPVHYLRTSNPLNPEMLAQYPKRLPTNRTNPYPFPGDSSSLKDGLVSFETRQCSGEAVTQDPTLGPAVDGALTDTLRAGILKFALNGGNVVAPPCKQQARFDINGTITRFPQVPANVKGLQPGLPQP, encoded by the coding sequence ATGAACAAGCAGGTTCCCAGCCTCGGCAAGATCCTCGTGATGGTGGGCTTCGCGCTGTCCTGCTTCGGCCTGCTGCTGTTCCTGTGGCTGGCCTTCGGCGGCCCGACGCCGCTCAAGCCCAAGGGCTACCGCTTCACGGTGTCCTTCGGCGAGGCTACGCAGCTCGCCAGCGAGGCCGACGTCCGGATCTCCGGCGTCCCGGTCGGCAAGGTCAAGGTCATCAAGACCAACAAGCAGACCGGCCGCTCGGACGCGACGATCGAGCTGAAGTCCGAGTACGCGCCGCTGCCCGCCAACGCGAGGGCGATCCTGCGGCAGAAGACGCTGCTGGGCGAGACCTACGTCGAGCTGACGCCGGGCACGCCCAACGGCAAGATGGTGCCCGACAACGGCCGGCTCGCGACCGGCCAGGTCGCCGACACGGTCGAGCTCGACGAGATCCTGCGCACATTCGACCCGGAGACGCGCAAGGCGTTCCAGAACTGGATCCAGACCCAGGCCGTCTCGATCACCGGCCGCGGCCAGGACCTCAACGACGCGCTCGGCAACCTCGCGCCGTTCGCGACCGACACGACCAAGGTCCTGGAGATCCTGAACAGCCAGAAGGCCGGCGTGCGCCAGCTCGTGCGCAACACCGGTGAGGTCTTCGACGCGCTGTCGGAGCGCGACGGCCAGCTCGCAGGCGTGATCACGAGCTCCAACCAGGTCTTCGCGACGACGGCCGCGCGCGACGCCGACCTGCAGGCCGCGTTCAAGGCCCTGCCGACCTTCGAGAAGGAGTCGGCGACGACGCTCAAGCGGCTGACGAAGTTCTCGGCCAACGCCAACCCGGTCGTGACCGACCTCAAGCCGGCGGCCAAGGAGATGAGCCCGACGTTCGTGCAGCTCGCCAAGCTCGCACCGGACCTCAAGGCGTTCTTCCGCGCCATCGACCCGCTGGTCAAGGCCTCCAAGAAGGGCCTGCCCGCGACGACTGAGTTCCTCGACCAGCTGCACCCGCTGCTCGCGAACTTCGACGCGCCGCTCAAGCAGCTCAACCCGATCCTCGACGGCGCCAACCTGTACAAGAGCGAGCTGACCGCGTTCTTCGCCAACTCGACGGCGGCGACGCAGGCGACGACGCCGGTGGCCGGCAGCGACGAGCCCGTGCACTACCTGCGCACGTCGAACCCGCTGAACCCGGAGATGCTCGCGCAGTATCCGAAGCGCCTGCCGACCAACCGGACGAACCCGTACCCGTTCCCGGGCGACTCGTCGAGCCTCAAGGACGGCCTGGTGTCGTTCGAGACGCGCCAGTGCAGCGGCGAGGCGGTCACCCAGGACCCGACGCTCGGGCCCGCGGTCGACGGCGCGCTCACCGACACGCTGCGGGCCGGCATCCTCAAGTTCGCCCTCAACGGCGGCAACGTCGTGGCGCCGCCGTGCAAGCAGCAGGCGCGTTTCGACATCAACGGGACGATCACACGCTTCCCGCAGGTGCCGGCGAACGTCAAGGGCCTCCAGCCCGGACTGCCGCAGCCGTAG
- a CDS encoding MlaD family protein: MKSAIRKHRWDFLAVVGIFLVALVVGSFILGHQRFYLPKWVPVVGTDFVSYKAEFATAQSVTPGQGQTVNIAGVPVGELSNVTLKDGRAVITMKIRRKYAHVYHDATALLRPKTGLNDMVVELTPGTRKAGEIDHSADVIPITQTLPNVNTDEFLAALDGDTRSYLQLLVAGGGQALGGNGKNLSATFRRFEPTNRDIEKITKALAVRRSSIRRSVHNFNALMEAVGSKDKQLSSLVDASNAVFKSFANQDAKLRETLQLLPSTLQETDKAVVKADALGKTLGPTLGKLRPGARALGPSLKQSRPFFKATTPVIQKQLRPFARDALPTVKILRPAARDLAALTPDFTSVLKTANYLLNTLAYNPPGDDEGYLFWTSWLNHIGPTLFSTQDAHGPIRRGALFFSCSGLGLLDTLKTVNPQLGTIIGLTNAPAKNEVCASSTQANGTNPGG, encoded by the coding sequence GTGAAGTCCGCGATCCGCAAGCACCGCTGGGACTTCCTCGCCGTGGTGGGGATCTTCCTGGTCGCGCTCGTCGTCGGCAGCTTCATCCTGGGCCACCAGCGCTTCTACCTGCCCAAGTGGGTCCCGGTCGTCGGCACCGACTTCGTCAGCTACAAGGCCGAGTTCGCCACCGCGCAGTCGGTGACGCCGGGCCAGGGTCAGACGGTCAACATCGCGGGCGTGCCCGTCGGCGAGCTGTCCAACGTCACGCTCAAGGACGGCCGCGCGGTCATCACGATGAAGATCCGCCGCAAGTACGCGCACGTCTACCACGACGCGACCGCGCTGCTGCGCCCGAAGACCGGCCTCAACGACATGGTCGTCGAGCTCACGCCGGGCACGCGCAAGGCGGGGGAGATCGACCACTCCGCGGACGTCATCCCGATCACGCAGACGCTCCCCAACGTCAACACGGACGAGTTCCTGGCCGCGCTGGACGGCGACACGCGCAGCTACCTGCAGCTGCTGGTCGCCGGCGGCGGCCAGGCGCTGGGCGGCAACGGGAAGAACCTGTCGGCGACGTTCCGCCGCTTCGAGCCGACCAACCGCGACATCGAGAAGATCACCAAGGCGCTCGCGGTCCGTCGCTCCAGCATCCGCCGCTCGGTCCACAACTTCAACGCGCTGATGGAGGCGGTCGGCAGCAAGGACAAGCAGCTGTCCTCGCTGGTCGACGCGTCCAACGCCGTCTTCAAGTCCTTCGCCAACCAGGACGCCAAGCTGCGCGAGACGCTGCAGCTGCTGCCGTCGACGCTGCAGGAGACCGACAAGGCCGTCGTCAAGGCCGACGCGCTGGGCAAGACGCTCGGCCCGACGCTCGGCAAGCTGCGTCCGGGCGCCCGCGCGCTGGGGCCGTCGCTGAAGCAGTCGCGTCCGTTCTTCAAGGCGACGACGCCGGTCATCCAGAAGCAGCTGCGCCCGTTCGCGCGCGACGCGCTGCCGACGGTCAAGATCCTGCGGCCGGCGGCGCGCGACCTCGCGGCGCTGACGCCGGACTTCACGTCGGTCCTGAAGACCGCCAACTACCTGTTGAACACGTTGGCCTACAACCCGCCCGGCGACGACGAGGGCTACCTGTTCTGGACGTCGTGGTTGAACCACATCGGCCCGACGCTCTTCAGCACGCAGGATGCCCACGGCCCGATCCGCCGCGGCGCGCTGTTCTTCAGCTGCTCCGGCCTCGGCCTGCTCGACACGCTCAAGACCGTCAACCCGCAGCTGGGCACGATCATCGGGCTGACGAACGCGCCGGCCAAGAACGAGGTCTGCGCCTCGAGCACCCAGGCCAACGGAACGAACCCGGGCGGGTGA
- a CDS encoding MlaD family protein: MSSKSDKRKRVLRKDRRGANPLMVGLLVLVLAGIVTYAGFAKHVPFTHGFRVKAVFVNSNNIRPNSPVRIAGVNIGKVKKIQAYKGGDGNLSVVTMEIDKAGLPIHKDATLKVRPRIFLEGNEFVDLSPGTPAAPTIADGDTIPSTQTAAPVQFDQVLTALQSDTREDLKQLLEGYGTALTYEPTAADDVGQDPDVQGKTGAQALNQSLEYAPGALKNASIVNAALLGLQQHDLSGLVFNTGKVTRALASNEDSLKDFVTNFNTTLGALADEQGNLKRSIGLLGPTLEHTDSALTALNASFPNTRAFAKEILPGVKETPATIDAAEPWIAQATKLVSPQELGGLVKELRPTTVDLARLVDGTLTALPQADLVSQCITHTILPTGDVKIEDGQFTSNEENYKEFWYAMVGLAGESQNFDGNGHYVRFAVGGGAETISTGKYGGASGEKLYGRVNDLPLGTRPAFPGKRQPYNHTAKCKDQKVPDLNAAKTGGADGGGQAIPTPATPAVTTPSVTTPAGTVPSTTTPTLSASSSSKQSLTAQLVDRLNPFRKGSGK, encoded by the coding sequence ATGAGCTCAAAGTCCGACAAGCGCAAGCGCGTCCTGCGCAAGGACCGCCGGGGAGCGAACCCGCTCATGGTGGGTCTGCTCGTGCTCGTCCTGGCGGGCATCGTCACGTACGCCGGCTTCGCCAAGCACGTGCCGTTCACGCACGGCTTCCGCGTCAAGGCGGTCTTCGTCAACTCCAACAACATCCGCCCGAACTCGCCCGTGCGCATCGCCGGCGTGAACATCGGCAAGGTCAAGAAGATCCAGGCCTACAAGGGCGGCGACGGCAACCTGTCGGTCGTCACGATGGAGATCGACAAGGCCGGCCTGCCGATCCACAAGGACGCGACGCTGAAGGTCCGGCCGCGCATCTTCCTGGAGGGCAACGAGTTCGTCGACCTTTCGCCCGGCACGCCCGCCGCGCCGACGATCGCCGACGGCGACACGATCCCGTCGACGCAGACCGCCGCGCCGGTGCAGTTCGACCAGGTGCTCACCGCGCTGCAGTCCGACACGCGCGAGGACCTCAAGCAGCTGCTCGAGGGCTACGGCACCGCGCTGACCTACGAGCCGACGGCCGCCGACGACGTGGGGCAGGACCCCGACGTCCAGGGCAAGACCGGCGCGCAGGCGCTGAACCAGTCGCTCGAGTACGCGCCGGGCGCGCTCAAGAACGCGTCGATCGTCAACGCCGCGCTCCTCGGCCTGCAGCAGCACGACCTGTCCGGCCTGGTCTTCAACACCGGCAAGGTCACCAGGGCGCTGGCGTCCAACGAGGACTCGCTCAAGGACTTCGTCACGAACTTCAACACCACCTTGGGCGCGCTGGCCGACGAGCAGGGCAACCTCAAGCGGTCGATCGGGCTGCTCGGCCCGACGCTCGAGCACACAGACAGCGCGCTGACGGCCCTCAACGCGTCGTTCCCGAACACCCGCGCGTTCGCCAAGGAGATCCTGCCCGGCGTCAAGGAGACGCCGGCGACGATCGACGCGGCCGAGCCGTGGATCGCGCAGGCGACCAAGCTGGTCTCGCCGCAGGAGCTGGGCGGCCTGGTCAAGGAGCTGCGCCCGACGACGGTCGACCTCGCGCGCCTGGTCGACGGCACGCTCACCGCGCTGCCGCAGGCCGACCTGGTCTCGCAGTGCATCACGCACACGATCCTGCCCACGGGCGACGTCAAGATCGAGGACGGCCAGTTCACCTCCAACGAGGAGAACTACAAGGAGTTCTGGTACGCCATGGTCGGCCTCGCCGGCGAGTCCCAGAACTTCGACGGCAACGGCCACTACGTCCGCTTCGCGGTCGGCGGCGGCGCGGAGACGATCTCCACCGGCAAGTACGGCGGCGCCTCGGGCGAGAAGCTGTACGGCCGCGTCAACGACCTGCCGCTGGGCACGCGCCCCGCCTTCCCGGGCAAGCGCCAGCCGTACAACCACACGGCCAAGTGCAAGGACCAGAAGGTGCCGGACCTCAACGCCGCCAAGACCGGTGGCGCTGACGGCGGCGGCCAGGCCATCCCGACGCCGGCGACGCCCGCCGTGACGACGCCGTCGGTCACGACGCCCGCCGGCACGGTCCCCTCGACCACGACGCCGACGCTGTCGGCCTCCTCGTCCTCCAAGCAGTCGCTGACCGCGCAGCTCGTCGACCGGCTCAACCCCTTCCGGAAGGGGAGCGGCAAGTGA